GGTGACGAGAGGCAAGCACGGTCGCGGGCCGGGGAGGAGACTGTACCAGAGAGGGCTGCTACCCTAGATGCATGTTCGACAACATCCTCGTACCGGTCGATTTCGCACCGAAGAACCACGGCGCTCTCGCCGTCGCTCGCGAGCTCGCGGGAGGGGGGCAGGTCACCCTCCTGCACGTCATCGAACGGATCGACGGTGACCTTCGCGACGACGATCCCGCCCGCATGCACACCCCTCGCGCGGTCGACGGAGAGGTCGACGAGGAGCTCGACCGTTTCTACGAGCGCCTGGAGGAACGGGCGCGCGAGCGGATGGAGACCATGCTCGCCGAGCTCGGCGACCGCCGCGTCGCGACCCGTATCGTCTACGGACGTCGCGCCCACACCATCGTCGAGACGGCCGCCGAGCTCGACTGCGACCTGATCGTGATGAGCTCGCACCGCGTCTCTACCGCGCAGCCGGGCGCGGACTGGATCAGCATCAGCCACAAGGTGGCGATTCTCGCGGGCTGCCCGATCCTGCTGGTGAAGTAGACGGGACGTGCGAAAAGGAGGGGCGGCACCGGGATTGTCGGGATCCCGGTGCCGCGGAGGGAGGGTCGCCGTTCGGACCCACCGGAGCAGGCTCGGTCGGCTGCGACAACGCTAGTGCGCTCGCGCCCGCCGAAAAATGACACGACTCGCACCCCCGCTGTGATCTCCTCCGCATGGTGTCAGCCACCTCGTCAGCGCCGTCGAGTGGATGAGTCCTTGGTGCCAGGCACTTCTCCGGGAACGGGGCCACTCCGGGTCGCACGGACGCCCGCTCATCCTCGCGGGCTCCGTCCAAGTGCGATTCTCGACCCAGCAATCGCCGGCCGCGCACGACCTGAGGCACTCCCCACCGAGAATGTCGAACGATCTCGACGCGCCTCTCCTCGCGGCCGCTCCACGGGCCGTCCACCGGTCATCCCCGCGCTTTGACTCGATCCACCCTCGAGGCCGCGCACCGAGCTCTCGTGGCCCTCAGCTGGGCGCTGCGCGAATGAAGCCACGAGAGGGCTGAAAGCAGCCAGCGGGGAATTCGACGGGAACACATCCCGCCCTCAGCGCGTCGGCGGCGCGGCGAAACGCCGCGACGAAGAGGCGATAGGCCGCGAGGAAAGCCAGGCGCCGCGCTCGCGTCGCCGCATGCACCCACGGTGCTGACCCGCGAGAGCTCTCGAGCGGCACCTCGTGCGGATCGTGGAGCATCACCTCGTGGGCTCCCGCTGGCCTCCCGTGACGGCTCTGTCGTGCCGCCGCAGCATCTCGCACGCGGGCCACGAGCTCCCCGACTCTCCTCTGTCGCTCTGTGGGCTCCAGATGACTCCACGCCGGCAGAGGGTCGAGGGTGACGAGCTCACGGGACTCGTCTCCCTCTCGATCGTCCCGTTCCGACCTTTCCCGGGGCGAACCCTTCGACGTCCGGTCGATCCATCGACCCACCAGAGGCTCGTCGTGGAGCATCGCTCGCACACTGGTTGCACCGGGCCAGTCCTCCGGATCGGCGAAGAGGCCCTCCTTGCAACCTTGCTGCAGCAGGTAGAAGAGCCGCTCGACCTGGGCCTCCTGCTCGTCGCTCACCACGATCGACTGATATCGGCGCCCCCAGACCTTCTCGCGCCAAGCGTGAATCCGTCCGACTTCCCGGGCCAACTTCGAATTGAGATAGCCCACGAAGCGGGCGAGTTGCTCGGCGTCACGTGCCCAGACCAGGAGGTGGTAGTGGTTGGACAGGAAGGCGAATCCGCAGATCGACATTCCGTAGAGTCGCTGCGCGCGCCCGAGGACCCCGAGGGTCATCTCCCGCAACTCCCGGGAGGGCCGAAGTAGAAGCCTGGATTGGATCGTCCGCGCGGTGACCTCGACGAGGGCACCTCCGGGCGGCACATAGCGTAGTCGTCGTCCCATGTCTCCAGAAGACGTCAACGGCCGCCGTGATCTCGCACCAGGTGGCTGGCACCTTGGAGGGTGGCACCTTGGAGGGTGGAGAGCGTGCGGCGGGCGAGCGCGGCGGTCTCCGCGTCGGGACGCCGTGCCACCATCGCCTCGAGCACCTCCTCGACCTCGCGCCGTCCGTGCCCCGTCAGCCCGAGCACCAGGGCCAACCGCGAATAGGCCTGGGTCGCCGTGGGAAACGCCGCGATCTCCCGTCGGAACGCCTGCTCCGCCTCGCCGAGGCGGTCGACTCTCCCCAACGCCTCGCCGCGCAGGAACTCCAGGTCGGCGACCGGCTCGCCCCCTTCTCCTCGCCGCCGCTCCTCCGCCGCGTCGAGGATGGCGAGCGCCTCCTCGGGCGCACCGGCACGCAGCCGCAACTCGGCACGGATCGTCGCCGCTCCCGGCCAGGCATCCGGCGTCTGCTCCGCTCGCCTCGCCGCCTGCTCCGCGCCCACCGGATCTCCCTTCGCCATCGCGATCCGCGCCAGCAGCAGCTCAGCCGCTCCCGGCTGTCCGGCGGCTCCTGCCCGCGCATGGCGCTCCGCCTCGTCGAACCGCCCGAGCTCGAGCTGCAGGCGGGCCATCGGCAGCACCAGGCCGCTCGCCAGCGCCGGCGAAAGTGCACAGGCGCGCTCGTACGCCGACAGCGCCTCGGCCGGCCGGCCGGCGCGCGCCGACACTTCGGCGAGCGCCACCTGGGCGTCGAAGAGCTCGGGGCTCTCCCGCAGCACCTCGCGCAGACCGCTCGCCGCCGCCTCGTTCTGGCCGGCCGCCGCCAGCCGCAAGGCGGAGCTCAACTGCGCGATCAGGTGGATCCGCGCGCGGGGCGCCGGCAGGTCGCCGCCGCTCGCGTGCGTCGCCGAGCCGCCGAGGTAGCCGAGCGACCGCATCGCCGCGACCTCCTCGGCGTTTCCCGTCCCGGGCGGTTCGTACGCACCCCGCTGCCGCGCCAGCGCCGCCGCGAGCTCCCGCACCCGTTCCGGTTCGGCGGCGCTCCTCTCCTCGAGCTCGCGCGGATCGGCACGCCAGTCGTAGAGCTCTCGTCCGCCCCCTTCGATGAGATGGAAGCGGGTGGCCAGGAGTCCCGTCTGCTCGCTCCATCCGAGGTGGATCCGCGGATAGTAGGTCTCGGCGTAGAGGCCACGCTCGGCGCGCCGCGTCAGCCGCTCGCCGTCGAGCAGCGAGCGCTCGCCCACCGCCGCCGGAGCCGCCACGCCGACGAGGCGCGAGAGCGTCGGCGCCACGTCGATCAGGGCCACCGGCGTGTCCACCGTCTCGCCGCCGCGCTCTCCTTGCGGCAGTTTCAGCAGGAGCGGAACGTGGAGCGCCCAGCGGTTGAGCAGGATGCCGTGCTCGGCCTCGCCGTGCTCGCCGAGCCCTTCGCCATGATCGGAGAGCAGCACGACGATCGCCCGATCGTAGATCCCGCTCGCCCGCAGCGCGCCGAGGAAGCGACCGACCACCGCATCCGCGGCGGCGATCTCGGCGTCATACGGATCGGCGAGGCGCGCGGCGAACGGCGCCGGGGCGGCGTAGGGCGTGTGCGGCTCGTAGAGGTGCAGCCAGGCGAAGAAGGGACGATCTCCCTGCCGGCCGATCCAGGCGAGCAGCCGATCCGCCGCCATCGACCCCGGGCGCTGTGCCGCACCGGCCGCCGCGGCGAGATCCGCCCGCACCCCTGGTAGCTCGTCGTCGTAGAAGTCGAACTCTCCCCCCAGCCCGCTCGCACCGCGCAGCACGTAGGCGGAGACCGCCGCACCGCGCGCGTAGCCGGCTGGACGGAGCCAGCTCGCCAGCGTCGGGTGACTCGCTCCGTCGTAGGCATAGCCGAGGTTGTCGCGCACGCCGTGCTCGACCGGCGTCAGGCCGCTGAGAATCGAAAGATGCGCCGGCAAGGTCAGCGGACAGGGTGAGAAGGCGTTGGCGAAGCGAATCGACTCGCGTGCCAGCACGTCGATCGCCGGCGTCTCTCCCCGGGTGTAGCCCCAGGCCGGAAGATGGTCGGCGCGCAGCGTGTCGATCGACACCAGGACGATCGGTGCTCGGCGGTAGGTCGGCTCGTTCGCCGGCCGCGAGCCCGGCGCGCAGGCGAGGTGAGCGAGCAAGGCCCCGAACAGCGCGAGCGCGGGCCAGCCGAGGGCACGGCCGGTGGATCTCGAGTCGTTTCGCTTCACGCCGTACCTCCTCGTCGAACGACGCTCGAACGAAGAAGACCCCACCCGCCGTCCCGAACCGGACGGCGGATGGGGGCGAAGGAGGTGGAGCCGGAGCGCCGGCTCCTCCCGGGAGGACGAGTCACCTGGGCGTCAGAAGCGGATGCCGAGCGACGCCTGGAAGGTGCGGGCCTGCTGATACGTGTCGTTCGTCGCCGTACCGAAGGTCGCGGCCGGAATGTAGCCGGTCGGCAGTCCGTCGGCGTCGAGCGGGCTCGTCGGATCCGCGCGAACGGTCGTCGCGAAGGTGACGAGGTTCTGCTCGTTGGTCAGGTTGCGGACCTCGAGCTTCAGCCACGGCTCGACCGTCTTCCAGATCGGCAGAGCGTAGTTGAGCGACAGGTCGAGGGCCTGGATGGTGTCGAACTCTCCGGCTCCGCGCTCGCCGAAGAAGAGGTTCTGGCTGCACGGCACGCCGTTGGGCGAGGCCGGGCAGACCGCATAGCCGGCGGCCGACCAGCGGGCCAGCTCCTGCGAGGAGAACGGCCGGTTGTTCGCCACGTAGCTGAAAGTCAGCGGCGAGTCGTAGCGGTAGAGCAACCCGAGGTCGAGCGCACCGAAGTGGCCGAAGTCGAGGCGGTAGGTGGTCCAGAGCCGGATCTTGTCGGCCTCGAAGTCGTTGAGGCGACCGTCCGGGT
This genomic window from Holophagales bacterium contains:
- a CDS encoding transposase, whose amino-acid sequence is MTLGVLGRAQRLYGMSICGFAFLSNHYHLLVWARDAEQLARFVGYLNSKLAREVGRIHAWREKVWGRRYQSIVVSDEQEAQVERLFYLLQQGCKEGLFADPEDWPGATSVRAMLHDEPLVGRWIDRTSKGSPRERSERDDREGDESRELVTLDPLPAWSHLEPTERQRRVGELVARVRDAAAARQSRHGRPAGAHEVMLHDPHEVPLESSRGSAPWVHAATRARRLAFLAAYRLFVAAFRRAADALRAGCVPVEFPAGCFQPSRGFIRAAPS
- a CDS encoding universal stress protein gives rise to the protein MFDNILVPVDFAPKNHGALAVARELAGGGQVTLLHVIERIDGDLRDDDPARMHTPRAVDGEVDEELDRFYERLEERARERMETMLAELGDRRVATRIVYGRRAHTIVETAAELDCDLIVMSSHRVSTAQPGADWISISHKVAILAGCPILLVK
- a CDS encoding sulfatase-like hydrolase/transferase, with product MKRNDSRSTGRALGWPALALFGALLAHLACAPGSRPANEPTYRRAPIVLVSIDTLRADHLPAWGYTRGETPAIDVLARESIRFANAFSPCPLTLPAHLSILSGLTPVEHGVRDNLGYAYDGASHPTLASWLRPAGYARGAAVSAYVLRGASGLGGEFDFYDDELPGVRADLAAAAGAAQRPGSMAADRLLAWIGRQGDRPFFAWLHLYEPHTPYAAPAPFAARLADPYDAEIAAADAVVGRFLGALRASGIYDRAIVVLLSDHGEGLGEHGEAEHGILLNRWALHVPLLLKLPQGERGGETVDTPVALIDVAPTLSRLVGVAAPAAVGERSLLDGERLTRRAERGLYAETYYPRIHLGWSEQTGLLATRFHLIEGGGRELYDWRADPRELEERSAAEPERVRELAAALARQRGAYEPPGTGNAEEVAAMRSLGYLGGSATHASGGDLPAPRARIHLIAQLSSALRLAAAGQNEAAASGLREVLRESPELFDAQVALAEVSARAGRPAEALSAYERACALSPALASGLVLPMARLQLELGRFDEAERHARAGAAGQPGAAELLLARIAMAKGDPVGAEQAARRAEQTPDAWPGAATIRAELRLRAGAPEEALAILDAAEERRRGEGGEPVADLEFLRGEALGRVDRLGEAEQAFRREIAAFPTATQAYSRLALVLGLTGHGRREVEEVLEAMVARRPDAETAALARRTLSTLQGATLQGASHLVRDHGGR